A genome region from Musa acuminata AAA Group cultivar baxijiao chromosome BXJ3-5, Cavendish_Baxijiao_AAA, whole genome shotgun sequence includes the following:
- the LOC135637969 gene encoding uncharacterized protein LOC135637969: MEERGEGGGEGRPRPPRGDLGDIVLSWSLGQILDENLLQNQVVKIPSMFLSIEHYFGSFAAPSMEETRAEIHSSLVDISKAPRAKILAIENGQRKSKTTQEYYIDVEFLNNHIDCGSQNYKARNGDLFILSSMKPEDVRDFNRYNVACCLALVTEVSMDDDVQKGFVVKLYKFTDVEYDMGNFKFALFLTNLLTNIRIWKALCFTSGMNNNIRIINEVLSPRPMVTATCNTSVSGVNDYWFTKLLDKLCSFDLNLSQIEAVRAAIHATGCRDSHCVELVWGPPGTGKTKTVSAMLWAFLHMKCRTLTCAPTNVAVVGVCSRLLQLIKYTDEKDKLHGLPSSLGDVLLFGNSERMEIDDELQDVFLDYRVEQLVDCFAPSTGWKYRISSVVSLLEDCSCMYHMFLENSHKEEALTFTNFFKKQFNAVVTPLENCIRNLWIHTNCISSGNITEISSLLNLLETMHNLLCDKELSDDELKEVLLPDNSKCLLTKSIHDPASLEHGFSTSKRLSEARVESLCLLRVLQSSLSLPNTVDSSQIRTYCLQSASLIFCTASSSSMLHHVEMNPLHIVVIDEAAQLKECESVIPLRLNRLNNAILVGDECQLPSTVKSQVSKDAGFGVSLFERLSSVGQRKHLLNMQYRMHPSISLFPNFRFYKKQILDGPNVEGINYNKNYKDLKFGAYAFLNVADGIEEVDEHGNSKRNLVEVVVVLHLVQRLFIHWEASGEILSIGVISPYSSQVNAIKEKLGNKYGAYDGFRIRVKSIDGFQGEEDDVIILSTVRSSDKANIGFLEDHQRTNVALTRARHCLWIVGNAKTLERSDTIWKCLVLDAKARKCYFDANDDVCLAKSILHVKHELDQLDDLLRSDSVLLSGSRWKVLFSDDFKKFFLRLRQLHAKQEVIHLLLRLSKGLRSKSKIQGISDSFDLVRISRVKDLYLIWTVDIIKDERYVQVIKVWDLCPFEQIARLVSRLDHIFSTYTEVYLKHCKAACVEGNLEVPMSWNVVCDMIRYKTLKKARSTTEEDAVQLDSSSHMEDSKVNESLLLMKFYSLSSRVVRHLLIANDGTDVFIPFELNDQEKEIILFPLSTFILGRSGTGKTTILTMKLIQKEQLYSIASEGASEIFGLSDAADRSVVLKKHSSPNKGHFLKQVFLTVSSKLCSAIRSHICQLQSIASGYDFCGPAISLEMNDKSELSDLLDIPDSFTSLKQEHYPLVITFRKFLMMLDGTFNSFFDKYYNKWGVIPNQRGCAKSFALQSLIQSKEVNYDKFVGSYWPHFNKQLTKTVNPSTVFTQIISHIKGGMDSGTVHAGKLKREDYLLLSEKRVSTLSRETRETIYDIFIDYENKKLLYGEFDLSDFVNDLHQQLARNGFAGDMIDFVYIDEVQDLTLRQIGLLRYVCKNFEEGYTFAGDTAQTIARGIDFRFEDIRSLFYTEFLSEVNSGYQQKKKEREIHVTDLFQLNQNFRTHAGILGLAQSIMDLLYYFFPLSVDKLIPEFSLICGEAPVLLESSNDENAILTIFGNSGSGQRCLSGFGAEQVILVRDTVTKEQIFDQIGKQALVLTILECKGLEFEDVLLYNFFGTSPLKKKWRVTYEYMKHRDILEPSVSRTFPSFELERHNLLCSELKQLYVAITRTKQRLWICENTDEYSKPMFDYWKRLCLVQERHLDSSLAQAMKVASSAEDWRLRGIELFNEGNFDLAAVCFEKAGDEYNEKWAKAAGLVAHADHVISTNTDMGEIALKRAAEIYESIDKLESAATCYIKLNDFKEAGMIYMEKCGISRLKDAGDCFAMAECWTDAAHAYAKGKFLSECLLVCSKGRIFETGLKIIEQWNEASCTDGRQKHELNEMISSYLENCTQHYLELGDIQCMMMFVKAFQSNDVRLRFLDVVHHFLKSNNRIDDLLTVELELGNYIEAASIARNKGNMLLEAEILDKANCFEEATTLLLLHVLMSSLWSSGSKGWPLKRYAEKENHLMKAKELAQWKSGSFQEYVFLEADILSDREKSLSDMSRHLVEAQKHRNLRQEVFSSRAILDVHIESKPFKFLHGQVSVFDSDKHVNDIISQKCLSVDTMMYAWNLWKAVILDLLSHLDDPKLTKDGSRYEEFYLEYFGVRTLDEKNMYFIQNPEAYWVKNTVKFSLVKKKNLVWLSASECISCAKSYWSTELFSVGMKLLDCLQALHNFYVQKNLYSFCRGRMAIWIYEVAKFLIESELTSASSMNKSSMNKVHGYYNLSQTWYFDIIFPLDWRNDTMENVIFLHENKTAMEIIDVSLTGILERRNGKLTHGQIGRLVMLLFLTGQLSDELFKMIMNCLTDMQPWRDFIEQYRTFLNFGFARFPVISTFESALQSSFNVYWKNEIDYLSPHCFIYLIECLTFFASSCRGLGGHFFTTKSSLLEMIKCHGCKGYMTACLSSVPDLSQNTVQLSLGYIIETIKILLGDKHQLFAWMNKSSMRRESYPLLALKLVIILYLTHLNAGRSTYAIGRFLSENKIYEDLPKAFSVQLLHQAKNYGAGGSFQFIGVFAEALRMVGNSLVIVCSAESPVMLSSLNALTINSEHLRCTEKVFALLFPEKKMIFQSKQSERKPIEKGSIVIDPSNNRNQEVDSIPSNVSHEKDQGPGLGDREFGKELAEQCKHFRQKLEEFLSGKYDDVEDTINIFGTTMNWIKQKDQLKDSEGHLMAEMRNLHVELQLLATMRSEGTQEGCPTKADLYSKWKGLRASLEPLMDKLIPQKEAVTKEASPSDDDNDIDNTQGCDPNMREAVAIPEASSSSQTKASKHKENKKSRKKGKGKGKRW; encoded by the exons ATGGAGGAGCGAGGGGAGGGCGGGGGCGAAGGACGACCTAGGCCACCTCGAGGAGACCTCGGCGACATCGTTCTTTCTTGGTCGCTGGGTCAGATTCTCGATGAGAACCTCCTCCAGAACCAG GTGGTGAAGATACCATCTATGTTTCTATCAATTGAACATTATTTTGGATCTTTTGCTGCTCCTTCGATGGAAGAGACACGTGCAGAAATACACTCTTCTTTGGTTGATATTTCAAAAGCTCCTCGAGCAAAGATACTCGCCATAGAAAACGGACAGAGAAAATCCAAAACTACTCAGGAGTATTATATTGACGTTGAATTTCTCAACAATCACATAGATTGTGGAAGTCAAAATTATAAGGCACGGAATGGTGATCTTTTCATTCTATCAAGTATGAAGCCAGAGGATGTCAGGGATTTCAATAGATACAATGTTGCTTGTTGCTTAGCGTTGGTTACCGAGGTTTCAATGGATGATGATGTTCAGAAGGGTTTTGTTGTGAAATTATATAAGTTCACTGATGTGGAATATGATATGGGTAACTTCAAATTTGCATTATTTCTGACTAACTTATTGACAAATATTCGGATATGGAAAGCACTTTGTTTCACATCAGGAATGAATAACAACATCAGGATCATCAATGAAGTTCTGTCACCCAGGCCAATG GTGACCGCCACATGTAACACTAGTGTATCTGGAGTGAATGACTATTGGTTTACTAAATTATTGGATAAATTATGTTCATTTGATCTGAATCTGTCACAAATAGAAGCTGTACGGGCTGCAATTCATGCAACAGGATGCAGAGATTCACACTGTGTGGAACTTGTATGGGGCCCTCCAGGAACAGGGAAGACAAAGACAGTTAGTGCTATGCTGTGGGCATTCTTGCATATGAAATGCAGAACCCTTACCTGTGCTCCAACAAATGTTGCAGTAGTTGGGGTCTGTTCTCGTCTACTTCAGTTGATCAAATACACTGATGAAAAGGATAAACTACATGGGCTGCCATCTTCCCTTGGGGATGTACTTCTATTTGGAAACAGTGAGCGTATGGAAATAGATGATGAGCTCCAAGATGTGTTTTTGGATTATCGTGTTGAGCAACTTGTTGATTGCTTTGCACCATCAACAGGATGGAAATATAGGATATCTTCAGTGGTCAGTTtgcttgaggactgcagttgtatGTACcatatgtttcttgaaaatagcCACAAGGAGGAAGCCTTAACCTTTACaaatttctttaagaagcaattcAATGCAGTGGTCACACCTCTTGAAAATTGTATAAGGAATTTGTGGATCCATACAAATTGCATTTCATCAGGCAACATAACTGAAATATCCTCTCTCCTGAATTTGCTTGAAACGATGCATAACTTGTTATGTGACAAAGAACTTAGTGATGATGAATTGAAAGAGGTCCTTCTACCAGATAACTCAAAATGTTTACTGACAAAAAGTATTCACGACCCTGCCTCTCTAGAACATGGATTTTCTACCAGTAAACGATTGTCTGAAGCTAGAGTTGAATCTCTTTGTCTATTGAGAGTTCTTCAGAGCTCTCTTTCGCTACCTAATACTGTGGACAGTAGCCAAATCCGCACTTATTGTCTTCAAAGTGCCTCACTTATATTTTGCACTGCTTCTAGTTCTTCTATGTTGCATCATGTGGAGATGAATCCTCTTCATATTGTAGTTATTGATGAAGCTGCTCAACTTAAGGAATGTGAATCAGTGATTCCACTACGGCTTAATAGGCTGAACAATGCCATTTTGGTGGGAGATGAGTGTCAGTTGCCATCAACCGTGAAAAGCCAG GTTAGCAAGGATGCAGGTTTTGGTGTTAGCCTCTTTGAAAGGTTAAGTTCTGTGGGCCAAAGGAAGCACCTTCTCAACATGCAATACCGCATGCACCCTTCAATCAGCTTATTCCCAAAtttcagattttacaagaaacaaaTTCTTGATGGCCCAAATGTTGAGGGCATCAATTACAACAAAAATTATAAGGACCTAAAATTTGGTGCTTACGCTTTTCTAAATGTTGCCGATGGGATAGAAGAGGTGGATGAACATGGGAATAGCAAGAGAAACTTGGTTGAAGTTGTTGTTGTACTGCATTTGGTCCAAAGACTATTTATAC ATTGGGAAGCTTCTGGTGAAATACTTAGCATTGGAGTCATTTCACCATATAGTTCTCAAGTAAATGCAATCAAGGAAAAACTTGGAAACAAATATGGGGCATATGATGGCTTTAGGATAAGAGTGAAGTCTATTGATGGATTTCAAGGTGAAGAGGATGATGTTATTATACTTTCGACGGTGAGGTCTAGTGATAAAGCTAATATTGGTTTTCTTGAAGATCATCAAAGGACTAATGTTGCTTTGACAAGGGCTAG GCACTGCCTCTGGATTGTGGGAAATGCAAAAACATTAGAAAGAAGTGACACCATATGGAAATGCTTAGTTCTTGATGCAAAGGCACGAAAATGTTATTTCGATGCTAATGATGATGTCTGTTTGGCTAAATCAATTTTGCATGTAAAGCATGAACTTGATCAGCTTGATGATTTGCTAAGATCAGATTCAGTTCTTCTCAGCGGTTCAAGATGGAAG GTGCTGTTTAGTGATGACTTCAAAAAGTTCTTTTTAAGATTGAGACAGCTTCATGCTAAGCAGGAAGTAATTCATTTGCTGCTAAGGCTTTCCAAAGGTTTGCGGTCAAAATCTAAAATACAAGGCATATCTGATTCATTTGATCTTGTAAGAATTTCAAGGGTTAAGGATCTTTATCTCATCTGGACTGTTGACATCATTAAGGATGAAAGATATGTCCAGGTAATAAAGGTGTGGGATCTCTGTCCATTTGAACAGATTGCAAGACTTGTATCACGTCTTGATCATATATTTTCAACGTACACAGAGGTTTATTTGAAACACTGCAAAGCTGCTTGTGTTGAAGG GAATCTTGAAGTGCCGATGAGTTGGAATGTTGTCTGCGATATGATTCGTTACAAGACATTAAAAAAAGCCAGATCAACTACAGAGGAAGATGCTGTACAATTGGATTCATCGAGTCATATGGAGGATTCAAAAGTCAATGAGAGCCTTCTATTAATGAAATTCTATTCCTTATCATCTAGAGTAGTAAGGCATTTGTTAATAGCTAATGATGGGACTGATGTATTTATTCCATTCGAACTAAATGATCAAGAAAAGGAGATAATCCTTTTTCCACTAAGCACTTTTATTTTAGGTCGGTCAGGGACAGGGAAAACAACAATACTGACCATGAAACTAATTCAGAAGGAACAACTGTATTCTATTGCTTCCGAAGGTGCTTCTGAAATTTTTGGTTTATCTGATGCTGCTGACAGAAGTGTTGTACTAAAGAAGCATTCTAGTCCAAATAAAGGACATTTCTTAAAGCAGGTTTTTCTTACTGTTAGCTCCAAACTATGTTCTGCAATCAGGAGCCACATATGCCAACTGCAAAG CATTGCTTCTGGTTATGACTTTTGTGGTCCAGCAATTTCTCTGGAGATGAATGATAAAAGTGAATTATCTGATTTATTAGATATACCTGACAGTTTTACTAGTCTAAAGCAAGAGCATTACCCTTTGGTCATTACATTTCGGAAGTTTCTGATGATGCTTGATGGCACTTTCAATTCTTTCTTTGACAAGTACTACAATAAGTGGGGAGTTATACCAAACCAAAGAGGATGTGCAAAGTCATTTGCCTTGCAATCTCTTATCCAGAGTAAAGAAGTCAACTATGATAAATTTGTTGGGTCCTATTGGCCCCATTTTAATAAACAGCTTACTAAAACAGTCAATCCATCCACTGTTTTCACACAGATAATTTCCCACATCAAGGGTGGAATGGATTCAGGAACAGTTCATGCTGGTAAACTTAAAAGGGAAGATTACCTTCTTTTGTCAGAGAAGCGAGTCTCAACTTTAAGCAGAGAAACTAGAGAGACAATATATGACATTTTTATTGATTATGAGAATAAAAAACTTCTATATGGGGAATTTGATTTGTCTGATTTTGTCAATGACCTGCATCAACAGCTTGCTCGCAATGGCTTTGCAGGGGATATGATTGATTTTGTTTATATTGATGAGGTTCAGGATCTCACTTTAAGACAGATTGGACTTCTTAGGTATGTCTGTAAGAACTTCGAGGAAGGCTACACTTTTGCAGGAGACACAGCACAGACTATTGCCAGAGGAATTGATTTCCGGTTTGAGGATATCCGTTCCCTTTTCTATACGGAGTTCCTTTCAGAGGTCAATAGTGGATATCAgcagaaaaagaaggaaagagaaaTACATGTGACAGATTTGTTTCAGTTAAATCAAAACTTTCGAACTCATGCTGGTATTTTGGGATTGGCCCAGAGCATTATGGACCTCCTTTACTACTTCTTCCCACTGAGTGTTGATAAATTGATTCCAGAGTTTAGTTTAATATGTGGAGAAGCACCTGTATTGCTTGAATCTAGTAATGATGAGAATGCTATTCTTACTATTTTTGGAAACAGTGGTAGCGGTCAGAGATGCCTGAGTGGATTTGGAGCTGAACAAGTCATTCTCGTCCGTGATACTGTCACCAAGGAGCAAATATTTGATCAAATTGGGAAACAAGCTCTTGTTCTGACTATATTAGAATGTAAGGGCCTTGAATTTGAG GATGTTTTGCTTTATAATTTCTTTGGAACTTCACCACTGAAAAAGAAGTGGAGAGTAACATACGAGTATATGAAGCACCGTGATATTCTTGAACCTTCTGTTTCAAGGACATTTCCTTCATTTGAACTGGAAAGACACAATCTTCTTTGTTCGGAATTGAAGCAGCTCTATGTTGCCATAACTCGCACAAAGCAGAGACTCTGGATTTGTGAGAATACCGATGAGTATTCTAAACCGATGTTTGATTATTGGAAGAGGCTATGCCTTGTCCAAGAAAGACACTTGGATTCTTCCCTTGCACAGGCCATGAAGGTAGCAAGTAGTGCAGAGGATTGGAGATTACGTGGTATTGAG ctATTTAATGAGGGGAACTTTGATCTGGCTGCTGTGTGCTTTGAGAAAGCTGGGGATGAATACAACGAAAAGTGGGCTAAGGCAGCAGGTCTTGTTGCGCATGCTGACCATGTTATCTCTACAAATACGGATATGGGTGAGATTGCCCTAAAAAGAGCTGCTGAGATCTATGAATCCATTGACAAACTAGAAAGTGCTGCTACCTGTTACATTAAATTGAATGACTTCAAAGAAGCAG GTATGATTTATATGGAGAAATGTGGCATATCAAGGCTTAAAGATGCGGGGGACTGTTTTGCAATGGCAGAGTGTTGGACTGATGCTGCTCATGCATATGCTAAAGGAAAATTCTTATCAGAATGCCTATTAGTTTGTTCCAAGGGGAGGATTTTTGAGACAGGATTGAAAATTATTGAACAATGGAATGAAGCTTCTTGTACTGATGGAAGACAGAAGCATGAACTGAATGAGATGATATCATCTTATCTGGAGAATTGTACCCAACACTATCTAGAGCTTGGAGATATTCAATGCATGATGATGTTTGTTAAAGCTTTCCAGTCAAATGATGTACGTCTGCGTTTCCTGGATGTAGTTCATCATTTCTTGAAGTCCAATAATCGTATTGATGATTTGCTAACTGTGGAGCTAGAATTAGGAAACTATATAGAGGCTGCAAGCATTGCAAGAAACAAAGGAAATATGTTATTAGAGGCAGAGATCCTTGATAAAGCTAACTGTTTTGAGGAGGCAACTACGTTGCTTCTTTTACATGTTCTTATGAGCTCACTTTGGTCATCTGGAAGCAAGGGGTGGCCACTGAAGAGATATGCAGAAAAGGAGAACCATTTGATGAAAGCAAAAGAACTAGCACAGTGGAAGTCAGGTTCATTTCAGGAATATGTTTTCCTGGAAGCAGATATATTATCAGATAGAGAGAAAAGCTTGTCTGACATGTCAAGACACTTGGTTGAGGCTCAAAAGCACCGCAACCTTAGACAGGAAGTATTTAGCAGTCGAGCAATACTTGACGTCCATATTGAATCGAAACCCTTTAAATTTCTCCATGGACAAGTTTCAGTCTTTGATTCTGACAAGCATGTGAATGATATTATATCTCAAAAGTGCCTCTCTGTTGATACAATGATGTATGCTTGGAACCTTTGGAAAGCAGTGATACTGGATCTGCTGTCCCACCTTGATGACCCTAAATTAACCAAAGATGGCTCAAGGTATGAAGAGTTCTATCTTGAATATTTTGGTGTCAGAACATTGGATGAAAAAAACATGTATTTTATCCAAAATCCAGAAGCCTATTGGGTAAAAAATACTGTAAAATTTTCTCTAGTAAAGAAAAAAAACCTGGTTTGGTTGAGTGCCAGCGAGTGCATATCATGTGCTAAAAGTTATTGGAGTACTGAGTTATTTTCAGTtggtatgaaattacttgattgtTTGCAAGCCCTGCATAACTTTTATGTGCAAAAGAATCTATATTCATTCTGCAGAGGGAGGATGGCCATTTGGATATATGAAGTTGCCAAGTTCCTTATTGAGTCAGAATTAACATCAGCAAGTAGTATGAATAAGAGTAGTATGAATAAGGTACATGGATACTACAATTTGTCCCAAACTTGGTACTTTGACATAATTTTCCCATTAGACTGGAGAAATGACACAATGGAAAATGTGATATTTCTTCATGAAAACAAGACTGCTATGGAGATAATTGATGTCTCCCTTACTGGAATCCTAGAACGTAGGAATGGTAAACTGACACATGGGCAAATTGGTAGGCTGGTGATGTTGCTCTTTCTCACAGGACAATTATCTGATGAATTGTTCAAAATGATCATGAACTGCTTGACTGATATGCAACCTTGGAGAGATTTTATTGAACAATATAGAACTTTTTTGAATTTCGGATTTGCAAGGTTTCCTGTAATATCCACTTTTGAGAGCGCATTGCAAAGTTCGTTTAACGTATATTGGAAAAATGAGATTGATTACCTGTCGCCTCACTGCTTTATCTACCTTATTGAGTGCCTAACGTTTTTTGCATCATCATGCCGGGGTCTTGGTGGACATTTTTTTACTACAAAATCTTCTCTCCTTGAAATGATCAAATGCCATGGTTGTAAGGGCTATATGACGGCTTGCTTGTCTTCAGTCCCTGATCTCTCGCAGAACACTGTCCAATTGTCACTCGGATACATAATAGAAACCATCAAAATCCTTCTAGGAGATAAACATCAGTTATTTGCCTGGATGAACAAGTCTTCCATGCGTAGGGAATCATATCCTCTACTTGCACTAAAACTGGTTATTATACTTTATCTGACTCACTTGAATGCTGGAAGGAGTACTTATGCAATTGGGAGGTTTCTTTCGGAGAATAAAATATATGAAGATTTGCCTAAGGCGTTCTCAGTGCAGCTTCTTCACCAAGCAAAAAATTATGGAGCTGGTGGTAGTTTTCAGTTTATAGGAGTATTTGCTGAGGCATTACGAATGGTGGGAAATTCTTTAGTCATAGTCTGTTCTGCAGAAAGTCCTGTGATGCTCTCAAGTTTGAATGCTTTGACTATTAACTCCGAGCACTTACGGTGCACAGAAAAAGTTTTTGCCCTATTGTTTCCAGAAAAGAAAATGATATTTCAGAGCAAACAATCAGAAAGAAAACCAATAGAAAAAGGCTCTATTGTAATTGATCCTTCCAATAATAGAAACCAGGAAGTTGACTCTATACCTTCAAATGTTTCACATGAGAAAGATCAAGGTCCAGGACTTGGAGACCGAGAATTTGGTAAGGAACTCGCAGAACAATGCAAGCATTTCAGGCAGAAGCTTGAAGAATTTCTATCTGGGAAATATGATGAT GTCGAGGATACTATTAATATATTTGGCACCACAATGAATTGGATAAAACAGAAAGACCAATTGAAGGATTCTGAAGGGCACTTGATGGCAGAAATGAGGAATTTGCATGTTGAACTCCAATTGCTTGCTACAATGAG GTCTGAAGGAACACAAGAAGGCTGCCCAACAAAAGCAGATCTCTATTCAAAGTGGAAGGGCCTGAGAGCAAGCTTGGAACCTCTAATGGACAAATTAATCCCACAGAAGGAAGCTGTAACCAAGGAAGCATCTCCAAGcgatgatgataatgatattgATAACACTCAAGGTTGTGATCCAAACATGAGGGAAGCTGTTGCAATACCTGAGGCTTCTTCAAGCAGTCAAACCAAGGCAAGCAAACATAAAGAAAACAAGAAGTCTAGGAAAAAAGGCAAGGGTAAAGGCAAGAGATGGTAG